One genomic segment of Mytilus galloprovincialis chromosome 5, xbMytGall1.hap1.1, whole genome shotgun sequence includes these proteins:
- the LOC143075334 gene encoding fructose-bisphosphate aldolase-like, with amino-acid sequence MPVFPQNLSPEQEDELRKIANAIVAPGKGILAADESTGSIGKRFAPINVENTEENRRRYRELLFTCDTSLAQNISGVIMFHETFYQKNKAGVPFPKLLQDQGIIPGIKVDKGVVPLAGTDNECTTQGLDGLSERCAQYKKDGAQFAKWRCVLKIQQYTPSYQAMLENANVLARYASICQQNGLVPIVEPEVLPDGEHDLATAQKVTEQVLAFTYKALADHHVFLEGTLLKPNMVTAGMSCSKRNSADENARATVLALSRTVPPAVPGVTFLSGGQSEDDASVNLNAINTCEGKKPWSLTFSFGRALQASVLKAWQGKDENIKTAQTELMNRAKANGLAAVGQFKGDIKSSAADQSLFVAQHAY; translated from the exons ATGCCAGTTTTCCCACAAAACCTTTCACCTGAGCAGGAAGATGAGCTACGAAAGATTGCCAATGCCATTGTTGCCCCTGGTAAAGGAATTTTAGCTGCTGATGAATCTACAG GTTCTATTGGTAAGAGATTTGCACCAATCAATGTTGAGAACACGGAAGAGAACAGGAGACGTTACAGAGAACTCCTGTTCACATGTGACACATCATTGGCACAAAACATCAGTGGTGTCATCATGTTCCATGAAACATTCTACCAGAAAAACAAAGCTGGTGTGCCATTCCCAAAACTTCTCCAAGATCAGGGTATAATTCCAGGCATCAAAGTAGACAAAGGTGTTGTGCCATTGGCTGGAACAGATAATGAATGTACTACACAGG GTCTTGATGGTCTCTCAGAGAGATGTGCACAGTACAAGAAAGATGGTGCTCAGTTTGCTAAATGGCGATGTGTTCTAAAAATCCAACAATATACTCCCTCTTATCAAGCTATGTTAGAAAATGCTAATGTTCTGGCTAGATATGCCAGCATTTGTCAACAG AATGGACTAGTTCCCATTGTAGAACCAGAAGTATTACCAGATGGAGAACATGATCTAGCAACAGCACAAAAAGTCACAGAACAG GTTTTAGCATTTACATACAAAGCTTTAGCAGATCATCATGTCTTCCTAGAAGGAACTTTACTCAAACCTAACATGGTTACTGCTGGAATGAGCTGTTCTAAGAGGAACTCTGCTGATGAAAATGCCAGAGCTACCGTATTGGCTCTGAGTAGGACTGTCCCACCAGCAGTTCCAG gtgTAACCTTTTTATCCGGAGGTCAGTCTGAAGATGATGCTTCCGTTAATTTGAATGCCATCAATACCTGTGAAGGAAAGAAACCATGGTCCCTTACATTCTCTTTTGGTAGAGCTCTACAAGCTTCTGTACTTAAAGCCTGGCAAGgaaaagatgaaaatataaaaactgcACAGACAGAACTCATGAATAGAGCTAAG GCAAATGGTTTGGCAGCTGTTGGACAATTTAAGGGTGACATCAAGAGTTCTGCTGCCGATCAATCATTGTTTGTTGCCCAACATGCCTACTAA